taacctattgctcctcattttctctgtcacgggtgctactttcaaacttccccttatatactcatttctaatccgatctttcctcgttactccacacatccatcttagcattctcatctcggctgcgtgcactcttctttcatccgtcacttttgttgcccaacattccgatccatacattacgacaggtcttatgatcgttttatagattttccccttaagtttaaggggcattcgtggatcacaagctgttccagagacctgtcgccatttcatccatcccgcatttattctatttttcacgtcacggtctatgttgccgtcattttgtattaatgacccaaggtagcggaagtcggagcagactggtagggatacaccatccaaggcaatatgggaaaaaccggaggaaccgctgaaatcgcagaacaagtgctcggttttagacctacttatcctcaatcccgcgccctccagtctttcctgccattttcccagtctgctcACATGGATATATACGCTGCTgctgcatatggatatatacacgatacatataccaaaataacgtttttttttacaatttttgtctgtctgtcagtctgtttgttccggctaatatctgaaacggctagaccgattttgacgggacttttactggcagatagttgatatagcaaggagtaacttaggctacttttattttagacatttatttaatctTATAACTGCGAacgaatcaaaaactttttcgttaaattccacgcagatgaaatcgcgggcacagctagttttttaataaaaataaaaataaatttttatttacattgccACAATTGTAATCTAGTCCTAGTCCAGATTAATAaggtaatgatatttttaagaaaGTAAATTTCGGTTTAAGTCAGCGGCACTCATGACTTTCTGAACAGAGTAGCGATCTAGGAGACACTGCGAAAGAACTCACTTCTATGAGGGTTTTCAATCTTTTTAAGGGTTAGAAACTTGGTGACACTGTAAAGGCCACTAAGGCTAACAGGCTACATTTTAAAAAAGGGTgttatttttacctttttaataCTTCTGTGCATTCATCTGTAGCTATAGAACCGAGTGCCTCTGCTGCCTCATGGCGAACCATTTCATGCTCTGCTGTATCTTCTAAAGTCTTTTTGAGGAAAGGTACACTGCGCTCATCTTGCATCTGACCAAATATGAAGGCTACTTCATGACGAAATAGGGCACTGCTCGCTCTCAGGCCTGAAATAacacataacaaatatttttaatatcttgaaattttaaaacaattataaaacattatttctttcaattttaaataaagatactgtttaatgtatttacattacattataagTAGCCAAATAATGATGTTACAttacatttagtttataaaaaaagtataaataagtttatcatCATTAGGTAATATCTAAAATACTTGAATTAAATTGCCGGTCTTAGGAACTGATGACagtgtgtatgttaaatatattgttagtaTACTAGTGTTTGAATTGACAGATGTTGTCCTATCTGTATTAAATTGTCTGATATCTTCCATTTTTTGTGTGATTTTCTGAATTTTCCATTACACAAGAACATTCTCTAGgctattagaaaattaaaaaaaaatgtatttcattaAGTGATTCTTAACTTAAGgtgtaatcaaataaaataatgaatcatttaagtgttatattttatttaccttcacCCAGCGCATTAATACTGTCCGTTGTTCCCAAGTTACGTAAACTGAACAACGCTCTATACCTTTCAAATAAACTTTTACTCTCGTCCATCATTGTGTTTCTCAGCTCCTCAACATCTGTTACTTCACTCGGGGGAGCGGGATCTATCGACGCATAACGACTCTGTGATAAATTCTCTTCACGTGTGTTTCTTGCAGCAATCCACTTTAATCTTTGTAATGCTATTTGACATGTCTCTGCTACTTCTATTGCAGAGTCATTCTGATATTTTTCAAGAATTGCTTGTAACTCTGGAGCACCAAGAGCTCCTAATGCCTCGCCTGAAGtgttgaatataaaaatttatacataaattttatatttcaaaataggaTTATGAtaggcaaaaaaaatattaataagtatgaataatattaagattatttttaataagatagAAATATCCAAACATATGCATTATAACCACAATTATCATCAGTAGCATTCAGTTTTAtgtatttagaatttttaattaaatccatCAACTTTTAACCACATTAATAATGTTCTTACATAATTatcttttcgtattttttacAGAAAGGCCTGTTTCACCAATTGCTAATAATGTTTATCTAGCACGTGCATTACTACTAGGCTTTATCAGGAGGAGATAAAAAAGGCCCTTATGCCTTATTTTACCTCAACTAAAAAACCTCAGCAAAGCTTCAGCGGTTTCCGTGTAGTGAATTTGATggtgaaaatgaaaaatatataaacttttaactGTTGGATACCACTATAAGTCAGATAGCTCTATCACCAAACGGTGAAACAGGTCCtattaaaagaatataatatttataaatgtttaacaaTAACCAATAACCTACCAGCTTCATGGCGAACGATTGGATCCTgatttttgttttctaaaacaCTTTTAAGAATAGGCACTGCCCTTACATCTTGCATTTGACCAAGGCAATAAGCTAGTTCGTGTTTTAGTAGTACCGACTCATCTGTAAAGCACTcacttatacattttattgcGGTTTCACCTCCTAAGTTTCGCAGCGAAAACAGAGCCCGAAAACGTTCTTTCATAGGTCTCTTGGGGTCATTTAAAACTTTTCCAATATTTTCAATAGCACTGTCACTAATATTTAccattttaataagtaatttgtataattttgtataaattattattattattattcttgggcttaatggctttcagttgtgccagaggcactgtcgatttcgccaatgtcacgtgggatagaaaagacacgaaggagaatGATCAGTGTGGTTGAGATTATAAGCTATATTGATTATTgcagacagagaaaaaaaaatagtcaggctTTTGTTGTTAAACCACAACCTGAAACAACggacaataacattaaaaatacatataatatttgagttatattatatattataattttgtataaaaaatcctACAACGTGTTCGTATTTACAAACTTATGTAGACAGAAGCAGAGAGCACAGAAGTGGCACAGACCTAGATAAGCAAAGTAGcagtgttgcaaaagtgtaaaataaaaattcggtatatttggctccaaaaaatcggtagaaatcggtagatttttactcggagtaaaacaaaagtattaaacaataatgcgttcatttatttaaatttgttccgttaaataaaatcaaattctttatttgcatgaatataattaatacataaggtgttattagttacaatgtctcatataatctaccttaaacggcgtgcaaatttttgttccatttataattataattattttacattacagaaaaagaagTACTTAAAAGCaatacgttttatcactaagaaacattaattatagaagtagtccATACAATGGAGACAAaaagaagtaatttatttattttatttattttgtttacaaaaccaACAGCCTTAATTACTAAACATATCACTGCtctcactcacacactcactctACAATCTTATAGTAACCTAATAACAGGTTTTCCTTAATTATCTGAGCATGTAAATTTAGTGTTACcgtatattcattattttacattcattaaaaattcaaaaattcggtagatagcactgctaaatcggtatatcggtagacaagggccaaaatcggtagatctaccgataaatcggtagcttttgcaacgctgCAAAGTAGGTAAGGGCAAAGCAtagagtaaaataaatattaaagggCAAAGACCCGTAGCAAAGACCGCACACTCGGCATGGCGATCTGAAATCGATTAGTTGAAGAATCGATTGCTCGGACtaaataaatcgatttttaatcGATATGTTGTACTGAATCGATTCAGTGAATCGATATTTAACCTTGAAAATCGACATTAGATTTTTCTGTTAGAgtaaaaaccataaaattatttactatttaattaaaaaattagtaatactaaactatattaatagtataataGAAAAAGATTTGTATATGTCGGCACCTGTGCTGTCGTAGGTAATTAGCAAgagatttataaacaacagatgcgcCGATCACGCCacttagcacatcgttcgatactcACCTACCCTCAATCATTCTACCCTCACTCATACTCGAGTCATTCTGACGTGTACAAAACGTCCGGAGCAaccgcggctaaggcagtcttgtctctggcttggcacggtgcacttgttgtatcctgctagtagcttaatcTCTCTTTCAATAATtgatttgtgcaaacgaattaattgttatatatttctatactaatattataaagctgaagagtttgtttgtttgttcgtttgttcGTTTGTTCGTTTGTTCGTTTTTTCGTTTGTTCGTTTGTTCGTTTGTTCGTTTGTTCGTTGGTTCGTTTGTTCGTTTGTGCTcggttgtttgtttgtttgtttgtttgtgttcgtttgtgtgtttgtttgtttgtgtttgtttgtttgtttgtttgtgttttgtttgtttgtgttcgtttgtttgtttgtgttcgtttgtttgtgttcgtttgtttgtgttcgtttgtttgtgttcgtttgtttgtgttcgtttgtttgtgttcgtttgtttgtgttcgtatgttcgtttgtttgtttgtgtatgtttgtttgtttgtgttcgtttgtttgtgtatgtttgtttgtttgtgttcgTTCGTTAGTTCGTTGGTTCGTTGggaggaggaggagaaggaAAAGGAgtaggagaaggagaaggagtaggagaaggagaaggagtaggagaaggagaaggagtaGGAGAAgcagaaggagaaggagaagaagtaGGAGAAGGAGAAAGAGAAGGAgtaggagaaggagaagaagaaggagggGGAGGGGGAGAAGGagaaaaagaaggaggaggaggaggagaagaAGGGGAAGGAGGAGAAAGGGGAGAAGGGGAGAAGggggagaaggagaagaagaagaaggagaagaagatgaagaagaagaagaagatgaagaagaagaagaagatgaagaagaagaagatgaagaagaagaagacgatgaagatgaagaagaaTCGCATTCATGTACCCCAAAGCTCCAAATAAAACTACAAT
This genomic stretch from Melitaea cinxia chromosome 10, ilMelCinx1.1, whole genome shotgun sequence harbors:
- the LOC123657010 gene encoding deoxyhypusine hydroxylase, yielding MVNISDSAIENIGKVLNDPKRPMKERFRALFSLRNLGGETAIKCISECFTDESVLLKHELAYCLGQMQDVRAVPILKSVLENKNQDPIVRHEAGEALGALGAPELQAILEKYQNDSAIEVAETCQIALQRLKWIAARNTREENLSQSRYASIDPAPPSEVTDVEELRNTMMDESKSLFERYRALFSLRNLGTTDSINALGEGLRASSALFRHEVAFIFGQMQDERSVPFLKKTLEDTAEHEMVRHEAAEALGSIATDECTEVLKRYLHDPRPVVRESCEVALDMSEYENSPEFQYANTLLTVQS